Proteins encoded by one window of Thiohalospira halophila DSM 15071:
- the ftsW gene encoding putative lipid II flippase FtsW, giving the protein MSGLQQGYRPRGGAATSQPWPFDPLLVLAVALLVGLGLVIVASASMDIADRNLGSPFHYVARQLVFYAAGTALGWLVVTTPLAQWQRLSGPGLALGFGLLLVVLVVGVEVNGATRWLPLGPVNLQVSEFFKIALLVYIADYVGRRQEEVQTSAGGFFKPLLLLAVAGTLLLAQPDFGAAVVMAATVLGVLFLAGARLWLFAAASGVAAGVVALLVVSAPYRLERVTAFLNPWADPYNSGFQLTQALIAFGRGEWTGVGLGGSVQKLFYLPEAHTDFVFAVIGEELGLIGVLAILALYGLLVVRGLVVARVAEAAGRIFAAYIAYGIALWLGLQVFISAGVNMGVLPTKGLTLPLVSYGGSSVVSTALLLALLLRVDHENRFAQRHRRGRGAWRT; this is encoded by the coding sequence ATGTCCGGTCTGCAGCAGGGCTATCGCCCCCGGGGCGGAGCCGCGACCAGCCAGCCCTGGCCCTTCGACCCCCTTCTGGTCCTCGCCGTGGCCTTGCTGGTGGGGCTGGGGCTGGTCATCGTCGCCTCGGCCTCCATGGATATCGCCGATCGGAATCTCGGTTCGCCCTTCCACTACGTCGCGCGCCAGCTGGTCTTCTACGCCGCCGGGACCGCGCTGGGGTGGCTGGTAGTGACCACTCCCCTGGCCCAGTGGCAGCGCCTCTCGGGACCGGGGCTGGCGCTGGGCTTTGGCCTGTTGCTGGTGGTCCTGGTAGTCGGGGTGGAGGTCAACGGCGCGACCCGGTGGCTGCCCCTGGGTCCGGTGAACCTCCAGGTATCGGAGTTCTTCAAGATCGCCCTGCTGGTCTACATCGCCGATTATGTGGGTCGTCGCCAGGAAGAGGTTCAGACCTCGGCCGGCGGTTTCTTCAAACCGCTGCTGCTACTGGCCGTCGCCGGGACCCTGCTGCTGGCCCAGCCCGATTTCGGGGCCGCCGTGGTCATGGCGGCCACCGTCCTGGGGGTGCTCTTCCTGGCCGGTGCCCGGTTGTGGCTCTTCGCCGCGGCCTCCGGGGTGGCGGCCGGGGTCGTGGCGTTGCTCGTGGTCTCCGCCCCCTATCGGCTGGAGCGGGTGACCGCCTTCCTGAATCCCTGGGCCGACCCCTATAACAGCGGTTTTCAGCTGACCCAGGCGCTCATCGCCTTCGGCCGCGGCGAGTGGACCGGGGTGGGCCTGGGCGGCTCCGTGCAGAAGCTCTTCTACCTGCCGGAGGCGCACACCGACTTCGTCTTCGCGGTCATCGGCGAAGAACTGGGGCTGATAGGGGTGCTGGCCATCCTGGCCCTCTACGGCCTGCTGGTGGTGCGCGGGCTGGTGGTCGCCCGAGTCGCCGAGGCGGCCGGTCGCATCTTCGCGGCCTATATCGCCTACGGCATCGCCCTCTGGCTGGGGCTGCAGGTCTTTATCAGTGCCGGCGTCAACATGGGCGTCCTGCCCACCAAGGGGCTGACCCTGCCCCTGGTGAGCTATGGTGGCAGCTCGGTGGTGAGTACCGCCCTGCTCCTGGCCCTGCTGCTGCGCGTGGACCACGAGAACCGCTTCGCACAGCGCCACCGGCGCGGGAGGGGCGCATGGCGCACCTAG
- the murG gene encoding undecaprenyldiphospho-muramoylpentapeptide beta-N-acetylglucosaminyltransferase, whose product MAHLVIAAGGTGGHIFPALAVAEALRSTGDTVSWLGTAEGLEARVVPEAGFDLDTLSVAGLRGNGAGRWLAAPWRLTRAVLGARRILAQRGADAVLGMGGFAAGPGGLAARLTGRPLIIHEQNASAGLTNRALARLRPARVLAAFPGAFPERVGATVTGNPVRADIAALPEPAARFQGREGPLRILVLGGSQGALALNRTVPAAVAAMERRGEVEVHHQAGQREQEEARATYAEAGVAAEVVPFVEDMASAYAWADLVIARSGALTVAELAAAGVGSLLVPFPHAVDDHQTRNAAYLADVGAAQLWPQDQLETANLARALDEVAADAARGRGGLQAMATAARKRARPEAAETVAAICREVSHG is encoded by the coding sequence ATGGCGCACCTAGTCATCGCCGCCGGCGGCACCGGTGGACACATCTTCCCCGCCCTGGCGGTGGCCGAGGCCCTGCGCAGCACCGGGGACACGGTGAGCTGGCTGGGCACCGCCGAGGGCCTGGAGGCCCGCGTGGTGCCGGAGGCCGGTTTCGACCTGGATACCCTGAGCGTAGCGGGGCTGCGCGGCAACGGGGCCGGCCGCTGGCTGGCCGCCCCGTGGCGGCTGACCCGGGCCGTGCTCGGTGCCCGCCGGATCCTCGCGCAGCGCGGGGCGGATGCCGTACTCGGCATGGGTGGCTTTGCCGCCGGCCCCGGCGGGCTGGCGGCACGCCTCACCGGCCGTCCGCTGATCATCCATGAACAGAACGCCAGCGCCGGCCTGACCAATCGGGCCCTGGCGCGGCTGCGCCCGGCCCGGGTACTGGCCGCCTTCCCCGGCGCCTTCCCCGAGCGGGTGGGCGCCACGGTGACCGGGAACCCGGTCCGGGCCGATATCGCCGCGCTGCCAGAGCCGGCGGCGCGTTTCCAGGGGCGGGAGGGGCCCCTGCGGATCCTGGTCCTGGGGGGTAGCCAGGGGGCCCTGGCGCTCAACCGGACCGTACCCGCGGCGGTGGCGGCCATGGAGCGGCGCGGCGAAGTCGAGGTCCACCATCAGGCCGGCCAGCGCGAGCAGGAAGAGGCCCGGGCTACCTACGCCGAGGCCGGGGTTGCTGCGGAGGTAGTCCCCTTCGTGGAGGACATGGCGAGCGCCTACGCCTGGGCCGATCTGGTTATCGCCCGCTCCGGGGCCCTCACGGTGGCGGAGCTGGCGGCGGCCGGCGTGGGGAGCCTGCTGGTACCCTTCCCCCACGCAGTGGATGATCATCAGACCCGCAACGCCGCCTACCTGGCCGATGTGGGCGCCGCCCAGCTCTGGCCCCAGGACCAGCTGGAGACGGCGAACCTCGCCCGCGCCCTGGACGAGGTCGCCGCCGACGCCGCCAGGGGCCGGGGCGGGCTGCAGGCCATGGCCACCGCGGCCCGCAAGCGGGCGCGGCCGGAGGCGGCGGAGACGGTGGCGGCCATCTGCCGGGAGGTGAGCCATGGCTGA